In one window of Erythrolamprus reginae isolate rEryReg1 chromosome 1, rEryReg1.hap1, whole genome shotgun sequence DNA:
- the GCG gene encoding pro-glucagon has translation MKRLWCFIAGLLLMIAQTSWQSPLQETEEKARSFKASQAEPLDDPRQLNEVKRHSQGTFTSDYSKYLDTRRAQDFVEWLMNTKRSGQQGLEDREKEKFLDQLASNGPARRHAEYERHADGTYTSDISSYLEGQAAKEFIAWLVNGRGRRDFSEGAHTGEDLGRRHADGTFTSDYNKLLDDIATQEFLKWLINQKVTQRDLQGEYQ, from the exons ATGAAACGACTTTGGTGCTTCATTGCTGGATTACTTTTAATGATTGCTCAGACCAGTTGGCAAAGCCCCCTTCAAGAGACAGAAGAGAAAGCCAG ATCATTCAAAGCTTCCCAGGCTGAACCATTAGATGACCCTAGACAGCTGAATGAAGTGAAACGTCACTCACAAGGTACATTCACCAGCGATTACAGCAAGTACTTGGACACCAGACGAGCTCAAGATTTTGTAGAGTGGCTAATGAACACTAAAAGAAGCGG ACAACAAGGACTtgaagacagagaaaaagaaaaattcctgGACCAGCTTGCAAG caaTGGACCTGCCCGGCGTCATGCTGAATACGAGAGACATGCTGATGGCACCTATACCAGTGACATCAGTTCTTACTTGGAAGGTCAAGCAGCTAAGGAGTTCATTGCTTGGTTAGTGAATGGGCGAGGAAGAAGAGA TTTCTCAGAAGGAGCCCATACAGGTGAAGATCTTGGTCGAAGACATGCAGATGGCACTTTCACCAGTGATTACAATAAACTCCTGGATGACATAGCTACTCAGGAATTCTTGAAGTGGCTGATTAACCAAAAAGTTACTCAgag